One genomic region from Ornithinicoccus hortensis encodes:
- a CDS encoding aminoglycoside phosphotransferase family protein: MVTADLIPAGLRELVVRHVPGPGMPEGGVWLEGLPRLVDNLLQDWDLQVDGAAMHGYSALVLPVRREDGTPAVLKVVWPHEEGRDEHLALRAWDGRGAVRLLAAAPARWALLLERLDHTRDLGREPAIVACEEIGTLLTRLDRPAPAWARTLSDHLGQLVDDADRALAAHTAFPRRLLEQGRALARDLATEPDVDARLVHEDLHQENVLWRPDPGEWVAIDPHVVAGTPAYAVAPVLWNQWDQVQRAHDPRVHLGLRVDILCEAAGIDPDLGRSYAIVRMVRNALWTLAAPHPGTEHEVTQAVTIIKAMQPA; encoded by the coding sequence ATGGTGACTGCCGACCTCATCCCGGCCGGTCTGCGCGAACTCGTCGTGCGCCACGTCCCCGGCCCCGGGATGCCGGAAGGTGGGGTGTGGCTCGAGGGGCTGCCCCGGCTGGTGGACAACCTGTTGCAGGACTGGGACCTGCAGGTCGACGGTGCGGCGATGCACGGCTACAGCGCCCTGGTGCTGCCGGTGCGACGCGAGGACGGGACGCCAGCGGTGCTGAAGGTGGTCTGGCCGCACGAGGAGGGGCGGGACGAACATCTCGCGCTGCGTGCCTGGGACGGCCGGGGCGCGGTCCGGTTGCTGGCCGCGGCACCGGCACGGTGGGCGCTGCTCCTGGAACGGCTCGACCACACCCGGGACCTGGGCAGGGAGCCGGCCATTGTCGCCTGCGAGGAGATCGGGACGCTCCTGACCCGGCTCGACCGGCCCGCTCCCGCCTGGGCACGGACCCTGTCGGACCACCTGGGCCAACTCGTGGACGACGCGGACCGGGCCCTGGCGGCACACACCGCCTTTCCCCGTCGCCTGCTGGAGCAGGGCCGCGCCCTCGCGCGGGACCTCGCGACCGAGCCCGACGTGGACGCACGACTGGTCCACGAGGACCTGCACCAGGAGAACGTCCTGTGGCGGCCGGACCCGGGGGAGTGGGTGGCGATCGACCCGCACGTGGTCGCCGGCACCCCCGCGTATGCCGTGGCGCCGGTCCTGTGGAACCAGTGGGACCAGGTGCAGCGCGCCCACGACCCCCGCGTGCACCTGGGGCTCCGCGTGGACATCCTCTGCGAGGCCGCCGGCATCGATCCGGACCTGGGCCGCAGCTACGCCATCGTCCGGATGGTGCGCAACGCGCTGTGGACGCTCGCGGCGCCGCATCCCGGGACCGAGCACGAGGTCACCCAGGCCGTGACGATCATCAAGGCAATGCAGCCGGCGTGA
- a CDS encoding VOC family protein, whose product MSTPTDPVTPYDATHAEGLQDWRYGLGALLARFETGDFATGAALVQSIAEVADELNHHPDVDLRYPYVLVRTTSHDVGTVTSRDLELARRISALAAEVGAPPSPHEVSSLEVGIDTVDEDAIRPFWAAVLGYETTDDGDLVDPTGQRPAIWFQEMDPPRTDRNRIHFDLTVPHDVAEERLAAALAAGGRLVSDDRAPAFWVLADAEGNEVCICTWQNRPSSGGPSAGSGQG is encoded by the coding sequence ATGAGCACACCGACTGATCCGGTCACCCCCTACGACGCGACCCACGCGGAGGGCCTGCAGGACTGGCGCTACGGGTTGGGGGCCCTGCTCGCCCGGTTCGAGACCGGCGACTTCGCCACCGGGGCGGCGCTCGTGCAGTCCATCGCGGAGGTGGCCGACGAGTTGAACCACCACCCGGACGTCGACCTGCGCTACCCGTACGTCCTGGTGCGCACCACCAGCCACGACGTGGGGACAGTCACCTCCCGCGACCTCGAGCTGGCCCGCCGGATCAGCGCGTTGGCCGCGGAGGTCGGTGCCCCGCCGAGCCCGCACGAGGTGTCTAGCCTGGAGGTGGGCATCGACACGGTCGACGAGGACGCCATCCGACCGTTCTGGGCAGCGGTCCTCGGGTACGAGACCACCGACGACGGGGACCTGGTCGATCCCACGGGCCAGCGGCCGGCGATCTGGTTCCAGGAGATGGACCCGCCGCGCACCGACCGCAACCGGATCCACTTCGACCTGACCGTCCCGCACGACGTCGCCGAGGAGCGGCTGGCCGCGGCCCTCGCCGCGGGTGGCCGGCTGGTGTCCGACGACCGTGCGCCGGCGTTCTGGGTGCTCGCGGACGCCGAGGGCAACGAGGTCTGCATCTGCACCTGGCAGAACCGGCCGAGCAGCGGCGGACCGAGCGCGGGTTCCGGACAGGGGTGA
- a CDS encoding TM0106 family RecB-like putative nuclease, whose product MQPRDGQIVLSPTDVTRHVACPHTTTLDLQVAQGRLQPPADGVDDQLQLVFSQGMAHEQRYREALADRGLRVVDIPERAPGTAEGSGRPLTFAEREDLTLTAMREGADVIYQGVLFDRSWLGIADFLLKVDRPSDLGDWSYDIADTKLARRLKVPALLQMAGYAARLEQLQGVAPQRLVVVTGDGAEHPWRLEDVDAYATRVRDDLETTITDAAELPPTEPVPCAFCDQCRWKPRCSAEWEAADDLSLVAGMRPDHRAALIAAGTTTAAALARAADEDLASLTAATGQRLRAQARLQVQERETGEPAYELLPAQPGKGLQLLPVPDEGDVYLDFEGDPFAADGAGREYLAGVWTRDEQFLSWWAHDADHEREMVGALLTWLNERWQQFPDMHVYHYANYEQAALKRLTGRYAVAETELDMLLRGERFIDLYAVVRQGLRISKGSYSIKKVEAFYWGHTREKGEAEEVSDALDSVVKYERWLADGRTDASILEEIRRYNEEDVRSTWALHEWLEERRTELAQQAEGDLARPVGKEQTEAKDSELTQQENDLAGRLGDAGHDLLAGCVGWHRREDKAEWWEYYRTPLLSDQEVLEDASLIGGLGEPVEVGAEKQSLVWRYIFPKQEAKISVGDKVHDIDLEPGTGNRPMAGTVHAVDTEQGWLEVRLHKGKPPRRARGFGPGGPIAAGVLRESLLRTGEGVLAGEESLAAAVLERRVPADLAVRAGETATDALVRVGRSLSGEVLAVQGPPGAGKTFGGARLVRELLDAGLRVGVTALSHAVIGHFLEGVDRPAVRKLSKAAAASEEPGGQIRPTSDNAVLLEALGPGGERLVGGTAWVWAHPDMADSVDVLVIDEAGQFSLPMALSVAPAARSMVLLGDPQQLTMPSSAQHPEGVGVSVLEHLLAGHETITSDQGIFLDRTYRMHPEITDFVSGMSYDNRLDSVPGLELQEVHDVPGLSGSGIRWVPVEHEGFGSDNEIEARIVADLAERLLRGTWTDNTGGRAPIGPEDILVVAPYNAQVDLLRSVLPEGVRAGTVDRFQGRQGVVVLYSMASSSAVDAPRGVNFLYDTHRFNVAVSRAKSLSVVVGSPALLDAAVNHPEQLRMVNALCRFVDRATWVSQDEAGLGQPALR is encoded by the coding sequence ATGCAGCCCCGTGACGGTCAGATCGTCCTCAGCCCCACCGACGTCACACGGCACGTGGCGTGCCCGCACACGACCACGCTCGACCTGCAGGTGGCGCAGGGACGGCTGCAGCCCCCTGCGGACGGGGTGGACGACCAACTCCAGCTGGTCTTCAGCCAGGGCATGGCGCACGAGCAGCGCTACCGCGAGGCCTTGGCCGACCGTGGCCTCCGGGTCGTGGACATCCCGGAGCGGGCCCCCGGGACGGCCGAGGGGTCGGGGCGTCCGCTCACGTTCGCCGAGCGGGAGGACCTCACGTTGACGGCGATGCGGGAGGGCGCCGACGTCATCTACCAGGGGGTGCTGTTCGACCGGTCCTGGCTCGGGATCGCCGACTTCCTGCTAAAGGTCGATCGGCCCAGTGACCTGGGGGACTGGTCCTACGACATCGCCGACACCAAGCTGGCCCGCCGGCTGAAGGTCCCGGCGCTGCTGCAGATGGCGGGGTACGCCGCGCGGCTCGAACAGCTCCAGGGCGTGGCGCCGCAGCGGCTCGTGGTGGTCACCGGCGACGGTGCCGAGCACCCGTGGCGGCTGGAGGACGTCGACGCCTACGCCACCCGGGTCCGCGACGACCTCGAGACGACCATCACGGATGCCGCGGAGCTGCCTCCCACCGAGCCGGTGCCGTGTGCGTTCTGCGACCAGTGCCGCTGGAAGCCCCGCTGCAGCGCCGAGTGGGAGGCCGCCGACGACCTGTCCCTGGTGGCCGGGATGCGACCGGATCACCGTGCGGCACTGATCGCGGCCGGCACCACGACGGCAGCCGCGCTGGCGCGGGCCGCCGACGAAGATCTCGCGAGCCTGACTGCGGCGACGGGGCAGCGGTTGCGCGCCCAGGCCCGCCTCCAGGTGCAGGAACGGGAGACCGGCGAGCCGGCATACGAGCTGTTGCCCGCCCAGCCGGGCAAGGGGCTGCAACTGCTCCCGGTGCCCGACGAGGGCGATGTCTACCTCGACTTCGAGGGGGATCCGTTCGCTGCGGACGGGGCCGGTCGGGAGTACCTGGCCGGCGTGTGGACGCGCGACGAGCAGTTCCTGAGCTGGTGGGCCCACGACGCCGACCATGAACGGGAGATGGTCGGCGCACTGCTGACCTGGCTGAACGAGCGGTGGCAGCAGTTCCCGGACATGCACGTCTACCACTACGCCAACTACGAGCAGGCGGCGCTGAAACGGCTCACCGGACGGTATGCCGTGGCCGAGACCGAGCTCGACATGCTGTTGCGCGGAGAACGCTTCATCGACCTGTATGCCGTGGTGCGGCAGGGCCTGCGGATCAGCAAGGGGTCCTACTCGATCAAGAAGGTCGAGGCGTTCTACTGGGGGCACACCCGGGAGAAGGGAGAGGCCGAGGAGGTCTCGGACGCGCTGGACTCGGTGGTCAAGTACGAGCGGTGGCTGGCGGACGGACGCACCGACGCCTCGATCCTGGAGGAGATCCGCAGGTACAACGAGGAGGACGTCCGGTCCACCTGGGCGCTGCACGAGTGGCTCGAGGAGCGGCGCACGGAGCTGGCGCAGCAGGCGGAGGGCGACCTGGCCCGGCCGGTGGGCAAGGAGCAGACGGAGGCCAAGGACAGCGAGCTGACCCAGCAGGAGAACGACCTGGCTGGTCGGCTCGGCGATGCGGGACACGACCTGCTGGCGGGCTGTGTGGGCTGGCACCGGCGGGAGGACAAGGCGGAGTGGTGGGAGTACTACCGCACGCCCCTGTTGTCCGACCAGGAGGTGTTGGAGGACGCCTCGTTGATCGGTGGGTTGGGGGAGCCGGTGGAGGTCGGGGCGGAGAAACAGTCCCTGGTCTGGCGATACATCTTCCCGAAGCAGGAGGCGAAGATCTCCGTCGGCGACAAGGTCCACGACATCGACCTCGAGCCGGGCACGGGGAACCGCCCCATGGCCGGCACCGTCCACGCGGTCGACACGGAGCAGGGCTGGCTGGAGGTGCGACTGCACAAAGGCAAGCCGCCCCGCAGGGCTCGCGGGTTCGGTCCCGGCGGTCCGATCGCAGCGGGCGTGCTGCGGGAGTCGCTGCTGCGCACCGGGGAGGGCGTGCTCGCAGGTGAGGAGTCGCTGGCCGCGGCCGTGCTGGAGCGACGCGTCCCCGCCGACCTGGCGGTGCGGGCGGGGGAGACGGCGACAGATGCACTGGTGCGGGTCGGCCGGTCACTCTCCGGCGAGGTGCTCGCGGTGCAGGGTCCGCCCGGTGCGGGCAAGACCTTCGGGGGTGCACGGCTCGTGCGGGAGCTCCTCGACGCCGGCCTGCGGGTCGGTGTCACTGCGCTGTCGCACGCGGTCATCGGCCACTTCCTGGAGGGGGTGGACCGGCCCGCGGTCCGCAAGCTCAGCAAGGCCGCGGCCGCCTCCGAGGAGCCGGGTGGCCAGATCCGGCCAACGTCAGACAACGCCGTGCTCCTCGAGGCGCTCGGGCCCGGCGGCGAGCGGCTCGTGGGTGGGACCGCCTGGGTGTGGGCACACCCGGACATGGCCGACTCGGTCGACGTCCTCGTCATCGACGAGGCGGGACAGTTCTCCCTGCCGATGGCGCTGTCGGTGGCCCCAGCGGCACGGTCGATGGTGCTGCTGGGTGACCCGCAACAGCTCACCATGCCGAGCAGTGCGCAGCACCCCGAGGGCGTCGGGGTGTCGGTCCTGGAGCACCTGCTCGCCGGGCACGAGACGATCACATCGGACCAGGGGATCTTCCTGGACCGGACCTACCGGATGCACCCGGAGATCACCGACTTCGTCTCCGGGATGTCCTACGACAACCGGCTCGATTCGGTGCCCGGACTGGAGCTCCAGGAGGTGCACGACGTCCCGGGGCTCTCCGGGTCGGGGATCCGCTGGGTCCCGGTCGAGCACGAGGGATTCGGCTCCGACAACGAGATCGAGGCCAGGATCGTCGCTGATCTCGCCGAGCGACTGCTCCGGGGCACCTGGACCGACAACACGGGGGGCCGGGCCCCGATCGGGCCGGAGGACATCCTGGTGGTGGCGCCGTACAACGCCCAGGTGGACCTGTTGCGCAGCGTGCTGCCGGAGGGCGTCCGGGCCGGGACGGTCGACAGGTTCCAGGGCCGCCAGGGGGTGGTGGTGCTCTACTCGATGGCGTCCTCGAGCGCCGTCGACGCCCCCCGTGGGGTGAACTTCCTCTACGACACCCACCGGTTCAACGTGGCGGTGTCCCGGGCGAAGTCGCTCTCCGTCGTGGTGGGCAGCCCGGCGCTCCTGGACGCCGCGGTCAACCACCCGGAGCAGTTGCGGATGGTCAACGCCCTGTGCCGGTTCGTCGACCGTGCGACCTGGGTATCGCAGGACGAGGCGGGACTCGGTCAGCCGGCGCTTCGTTAG